A region from the Ptychodera flava strain L36383 chromosome 10, AS_Pfla_20210202, whole genome shotgun sequence genome encodes:
- the LOC139141778 gene encoding profilin-4-like isoform X4 — MNQLQNLLHDALISTDHVLNCAIIRRKDSSLRASSVGFHLYGDQIQKFIDAFKDPPRTREEGLLFENNNYKCVRADKNSIYAKCEKIGLVMVKTHTLLILGTYNENMFPSVCVEAVEKLADYFKEKGK, encoded by the exons ATGAACCAGTTACAAAATCTTCTTCATGACGCATTGATTTCTACAGACCATGTTCTGAACTGTGCAATAATAAGACGTAAAGATTCATCACTCAGAGCTAGCTCTGTTGGTTTTCAT TTATATGGTGACCAGATTCAGAAGTTTATAGATGCATTCAAAGATCCACCCAGGACGAGAGAAGAGGGacttctttttgaaaataacaattaCAAATGTGTTAGGGCAGATAAAAATTCCATCTATGCAAAATGT GAGAAGATTGGTTTAGTCATGGTAAAGACACACACTCTACTCATACTTGGAACGtacaatgaaaacatgtttcccAGTGTCTGTGTGGAAGCAGTTGAAAAATTAG ctgactattttaaagaaaaaggcAAATGA
- the LOC139141779 gene encoding complement C1q subcomponent subunit C-like: MGRFEVVFQSLAVMVLCLGFSTCVKSQNASNSQSPGEETNESRDLHFTKCCHGMPGIPGTPGTNGYNGMPGPAGPPGDKGSAGLKGEVGNPGQSGNPGKQGPPGQNGIDGGEGLPGQKGDKGDPGQIQYIGYPHKVAFTASLSDTIDRVSVDTPVVYDKIITNIGSHYSTSTGKFTCPVDGAYFFTVAALRTTNSALKMCLMKDDTELTCGYSSHSTKLYGTGTNSAVVDLRQGETIWVKLVADFAIYGEISTGRDYTTFAGFLLFTTND, translated from the exons ATGGGACGTTTTGAGGTTGTATTTCAATCTTTGGCAGTGATGGTCCTATGTCTTGGGTTCAGCACTTGTGTCAAGTCGCAAAATGCATCAAATTCGCAGTCACCTGGGGAAGAGACTAACGAGAGTCGAGATCTCCACTTCACAAAATGTTGCCATGGAATGCCGGGAATACCAGGAACACCAG GAACCAATGGCTACAATGGTATGCCAGGTCCAGCAGGTCCTCCAGGTGATAAAGGAAGTGCTGGTTTGAAAGGAGAAGTTGGAAATCCTGGACAAAGTGGAAACCCAGGAAAGCAAGGACCACCCGGACAGAACGGAATAGATGGCGGAGAAGGGCTACCTGGACAGAAAGGTGACAAAGGAGATCCAGGGCAAATACAGTACATTGGATATCCTCACAAAGTGGCTTTCACTGCATCATTGTCAGATACCATTGACCGTGTCAGTGTTGATACACCAGTGGTTTAcgacaaaattatcacaaatatcGGCAGTCACTACAGTACATCTACAGGGAAATTCACCTGTCCTGTTGATGGTGCATATTTCTTCACTGTTGCTGCTCTTCGGACCACTAATAGCGCCTTGAAGATGTGTCTGATGAAAGATGACACCGAACTAACCTGTGGATACTCTTCCCATTCCACTAAATTATACGGTACTGGTACAAACAGTGCTGTGGTGGATTTACGTCAAGGCGAAACTATCTGGGTCAAGTTAGTTGCTGATTTTGCCATCTATGGGGAAATCAGCACTGGTAGAGACTACACCACCTTTGCAGGCTTTCTACTCTTCACAACAAATGATTAA